Part of the Pyricularia oryzae 70-15 chromosome 3, whole genome shotgun sequence genome, GCTTCCCTTGTGGTCATACGAGAGACGGAGAGCTTTCCCGGATCGACAGAGGATGATACGAGCATCGCCCACGTTGGCCGTATAGAGGACGCGCTGTTTCGTCACGGCTGGTTTCGGCCTCGGGGGCGCCGCATCGGACGCGCGTAGACTGGCACCATCGTTGGACTTTCCGTCCTCGGGCTTCAGGCCTTCATCTGAAGCCTTGGCGGCTGCAACAGGCTGGGAACCAGTGGCAGACTGACTGCTGGGCACTCGATCCTCCCAACGAAGTACCGCTATTGCAGCCGTACAGCCGCTGTTCTTCACAGGGAGTTTTTCGAGCTGCGCATCGACTGTAGTGAAGGTCTCGTCGAGAAGCTCGGGGATAGGTACATTGGGCTTCTTGCGTATAGTCTCTTCCAGGATGAGATGTAATTTTTTGCCACACCAGTCCGCGGCAAAGGTGCCAGCGTGACCATCAAAAATGGCAAAGTAGCCATTATCAGACTCAACAATCTCATCACCCGGAGTGGCTGTGGTTTTGGTTTCGCCATCAGTCGCATTTGACGAACTGGCAGGTGTCGCTGCCGGCGTATGGAGAAAGTTGTAGAGGAATGCGTGGGTATCTTCCATAGTACGCCTGCATTTCTTGTTGCGATCCTCCCAAACACCGACGCGGAAAGTCGACTTGGGCCCAGGTAGTGATTCTCCTGCCGAGTTGTTCTGCTGGCCTTGCGGTACTACGAGAGCCGGGTCCTGTTTGCCCAGCTTCTGCAGTGCAGTCTGCGTAGAGGATCCATTGTCGGTATTCGAACGACTGCTACCCTGTCCGAAATTGAGTGTATTCTTTGCGCTGGCGAGCAGACTGCTTGCCTTACTGCTCACGCCGCTGCTTCTCCGTTTCTTCTGCTCGGCAGCACCGGCAGAGTCGGGTGGGCTGCCATTGCCGCTCCGTTTCTCCCTGCTCGTGGCCTGCTCGGCAGCTTTGGTGGGGCTGCTGCTCAATGTCGACTCGCTCGCGTCCGGGGACGGAGACTTGCTCCCTGGCGCAGGAGTAGCTGTCGCCGGTAGGCTCGAAGTTGGGCTGGTTAGGGTAGGGCTGTCCGCTTTCGAGGAGCCGCCAAACATTCTACTCAGCAGACCTCCTTGAGTGGAGAGACTGCGCCGTTTGTTTCCTGCCAGATTGGTTGAAATAGAAGCGACCGCGAAATATGAGGGAGTGCAATTTGTAAGAAAGTGGAAAAGGTTTTGGTGAACTCTGGCGGTTCTTGGCTACTTTTTGCTGATTTCGGGATGTACCGGTCGCATGGGACTGGACGTTGAGAGGCGGGCTGGCGTCTTCGATACGATGTAATAGACGTTGTGAGGCGTTTCTGCCATGTGCAGATTAGTAAAAGGAAACGTGCGGTATGTAAGGTACCCACGTAGGTCTTcgtaggtggtaggtaggtaggtaggtaagtaggtaggcagcAAAGCAGGTGGAAGGTAGCTCCCGATTCTAAACATACGCAATGCAAAGAAGCAAAGGAATGCAGGTCCGAGTCGGGGGGCTTGTGGCAGGCTGCGAGTGGAGCTGCAAGATGAAAGTACGAAAGGTTTAGGTCACTGGGGCCTTGTTGCGCAGACAAAAGACTGCCATCACTTACCCTGACCAAGCAAATAAAGCTAGACAACCGAATTCGgctgcactttttttttggtttcctGATTGAAGTGTACCTGgcttgaagaagaaaaaaaaaagcctggtGTTTTCGGCGGGGAGGGCGCAATGTCGATAGAATAGATATTCTAGTCCAAGTCTAGTCTTGACTAGGAACCCTTTAGCGCCCAATGATGTGATC contains:
- a CDS encoding protein phosphatase 2C, with protein sequence MFGGSSKADSPTLTSPTSSLPATATPAPGSKSPSPDASESTLSSSPTKAAEQATSREKRSGNGSPPDSAGAAEQKKRRSSGVSSKASSLLASAKNTLNFGQGSSRSNTDNGSSTQTALQKLGKQDPALVVPQGQQNNSAGESLPGPKSTFRVGVWEDRNKKCRRTMEDTHAFLYNFLHTPAATPASSSNATDGETKTTATPGDEIVESDNGYFAIFDGHAGTFAADWCGKKLHLILEETIRKKPNVPIPELLDETFTTVDAQLEKLPVKNSGCTAAIAVLRWEDRVPSSQSATGSQPVAAAKASDEGLKPEDGKSNDGASLRASDAAPPRPKPAVTKQRVLYTANVGDARIILCRSGKALRLSYDHKGSDENEGRRITNAGGLILNNRVNGVLAVTRALGDTYMKELVTGHPYTTETVIQPELDEFLIIACDGLWDVCDDQEAVDQVRNIEDPAAAAKLLVNHALARFSTDNLSCMIVRFDKQAVLDGHSRKDAATKGDPASKPSEADRNVQLATNAAGRSNDPIPSISEEPAAAAAAAAGDSSGGTKGQDDETSQPATSS